In Pieris brassicae chromosome 12, ilPieBrab1.1, whole genome shotgun sequence, the genomic window ATTCACCAacgcattaaaaaaaaacatacagaaaaattcgaaatttttgtacaaacatgctgaaaattcataaaaaaacaagcaAATGCAGTTCAATCAGTTCAATTATAGCATTTTTGTCTTACACTCGCGCGCCCACCATTAATATtcgaaacatttaaaaatcataaacattttaatatctatggGCGAAGTTCCACAGATTACAATCTATGATTGCacagattattaattaactttagaCTCACTTAGGAAGCGAGTGAATCATCATCGAATTCCCTCAAATTCTCATTCATACTTTCAAAGTACTGTTGAGGTTTGCCGTCCCACAGTGTCGCGTCGGAATTAATATTCAGAGTTTTCAGGTCGATCGAGTCTGAGTTGTCGTATAGAATGCTCTTCGATAACTCAAGTGCTAAGTTCTGTGGGGTTTCGTAGGCGATCCGGCAATCCTGCAGGAGGTTTTCTGGTAGGGGCCGTGTTCTCACCGTGTGTAGTTTGGGGAATAGAGGCGCCAAGCGATCGGTTCTGGCTAGATATTCGGCCACCAATTGGGTGCCAGCTTCGATCCGCTTTGCGTCAAGGGAATCTCGGTAGCGGTCAGCCTCACTACTGACTTCCACATGCACATCTTGCTTCTGTaggaaaattaaatcattattacGTATATAAAAGCAACAATTACTAGAAAACCTCTTATTGAATAATCTATTCGCACTGTTTCAATTCAAATACTTCCGTCTCTTTCTATCACACAGTCCAAATGCTTGAGCGAAAAGAGACATTAAAGCAGTAtgatatgattattttaaatcaaggTTTCCGATGTAGGGTTgaacaaactttaaaatttcttcTAAAACGTTCATTTTTAACGATTTTCTTATAACTAAATTCTGCAAAACCTTTAACAGTAGTTTGATAGTCGTGTTAGTTTGAATTAGTTATGTTAATGTTCGTTAAACatgtcaaatattataaaagagtGTATAAAAGAGATACAAACATTACAAATTTCCAGAATATTAACCCTCATAAACATATAACAAATAGCATATTCGTTATCAGTggtaaatatatgaaataatatagatatacaataaaaaagtattatttaaattttcattcttTAAAGTCCTCGGACAATTTCATTCAATCGGTTTACCGGTTTTTGATGTAACATGATTTAAATACAGTACcttatgttaaaatacatCACTCACACACATGCTCTGTTAAGTCTTCCAAGTACACTAATACAACACAACTATCTGTGCAAAACGTGAGAAACTTGGATTTTTAAGCTGTGTTATGTGACATGTTACGTCTACCTAGTGGACGTAGtacatattgtttattttttaaacgtatAAACGTAATTTACGGTTCATTCGGTAGAAAGAATTAATTCCTTAAAAACCCaacatataacaaatatattgtttttattcaattaaacaaaaccagtaaatttttaattagttgaGAATGTAAAAGGGAACTACGAAACGACGtcgtttgattgtgattggtcagcGGAAAGATGGATTGTATCGCGTGTCTGTAATTAgacttaaaaacaatatataatttatagaaaaacaaatcaaGACCCTAGAACGAACAAGAATTCTCCTCAATTAAACGAAACGATTGTGCGATTCGTTTGATGGTGACGTCACGATCCGTCACGTTACGTCTGTTTGACCAATTACAATCAAACCGTACGTTTCCTCTTACATCATTCGTTTAAAATTCTCACCATCTTGTGCCTGTACTCTGTAATTCTCAATaatgaaactaataataattgccAGAAACccaatttcttattaaaaaaaattgcaaatgtacataattaatgcatgtattataatgtcaatcaaacttaaatctagAGCTGTCAAAtccttttatttatgtgtttagttcgacatatttgacagcgcTCAAGGCAAAATTGCAACTTGAGATACAAGTTAGAATACGGATCTAAGAGATTGATAAACactatatgttattttattacataaaattattaatttcttatgcAAATTGCGCCATCTATGTTGAGCATTAGCTAACTTGACGAATATCTGCATCGTTtccaaatatgtataaatccAAGATTGAAGATATTGAACTTTTCCaattccaaattaaaaaagaaccGAGCGCTACATTCTTTAGGTCTGTTCCTGACATTTCTGTCTCTGTGACCATTTGTTTTGTCTAATAGACAAGTGATGAGCCATCCGTgactgacacatgccgtcgattttttggaACTAAGGCATGCCGTGTTTCCTTCCTTATAAACCAGTATATATAGTCCATTGGCGCTGGGGGGTTTAACAtaagacctcagggatgaaagtggCTCGCTGTAACCAATAGGCCAAAACTGCTATATTAACTTCACTATTGAGTTATAGAGTACGGGCACTGATCTTCGTAGCTTTCGACGGGGAAATGAGtactttaaagtaaaattacttATGAAGAAAGGGATTATTTTTATCCAACAGTGCATCAGCCAAGTGTTTGAAGTGACTTGGTTAGTAGCCGATATGCCACTAtgtcaatataattaaatatataataataaaactatatataagcATAGTGAAATGAGGTGATATTTAAGtgcaatttaaaacttttatgcataatttatatactaaataaatgtaatacctaaagtgtaataaaaggtacataaaaatagttaaaattcaagctcaaattttgttataaagtattttattattcacacagtatgtattaaaaaccAATGGAATATATATCCAGAATgagtgttatattatttataggacaccaaagaataaaaatatatgtgtcGAATTGAAACCTTTAATAAATTGTCTGTCTCTTTTggtcacagcgtaaacacaatttgacaaaaaGAGACGAATTCgagaattaaaagtaaattgtaCTGAAAAAGGTTTTTGTTACATACTGTAAAAATGGTTAGTTAAACAAAAAAGCGAGGGTGTCAAGCAAGCAAactcatataatattaaaaaaacaatgtactAAACCCATACCACTTAAAGCTGTTGCACAGAGGAAGACactgcaaataaaataaattaaataatattttcaaatacatttaaattatcatttcagaacatattattaatttcaaaacaatttattaatttgagaacaaattattcacttcagaacaaattattaatttaagaacaaattattaatttaaattatttaattacaaacattttatcacaaaattataagacaaattttaaacaaaaaccatACTTACCTTATCATGAAAGTTAGAACAATGGAGAGTATGAGAATGAAAGTTAGTTTCGTTAGTACCATGCTTTATTCTACTTATGATCGGAAGCAACTATAACTACATCACTGTGGTTAAAGGTGATTTTGCTTTTTCCTATGATTACCTATTATATGATATCAAAATATCTCGGACTTCAACACTTTGTTTGAACCAATTGAACATACATTTTTGCTTGTATTACAAGCAAAAAGGTTACACTTAGTTGTCTACCCTCGTTGATGTCGGtaccaaattttttttaaatgaaaatttaccAACAAAACCACCTTTCCagcacagaaaaaaaaatcaaaatgaaaagaaaacttACGATCGACATAATGGCATGTCGCGGCGACCGTTACCGTTATATCACGGGTGCAATCACACGGGTATTAGCACTAGAGGGCACTGTTAGTTTCGATCGGTGAAGGGGAACCAGTTGTTCCAGAATTGCCGAACCTTGTTGTCCGGCGTCCGTCGGACGGGAACGGCGGACTTGTGTTCCTTTCGGCTGACCGTCGATGTGTCCCTTGAGGTCCGGCTGCGAGCTGAGGTGGTCGACCTCGCCGATCGGCTGCTGTGGGCCGAGGATGGCCGGGGGGGCGCCGATGGCAGCGGGGGCCGCGGTGCTGCCCCCTTGTGAGCCGTGTGGAGTGGGATCTTGCTAGGCTTGCGGCGCGGCGTCTCAGAAATTTTGGCCTCATCGGGCATGTTCAGAGGCTCCATGTCGCGCATGCTATTATGATCGCGACGTTCTAGACTCTCGCTACCATTCTTCTGAAGTTTAGATTTCATGCTGTCTAGCTCTACACTCTTCTCTTCGAGCTGAAATGTTTAATGGTGTTTAAGCTAGATTCTATATCCAAAGCTTGCAAGATccaaaatgcattttattatatattgtgtaaCAGCCTTTAATACAGCGTTAACCAATGAATTGATAATGTCAAAGCAGATAAAAGTGAAAATGAAACGGCAATTAATTACAAGCGTAAAAGTGAACAAAAACTTTTATCGATATAATTAGTGATAGAGATCGGAATTTGATCGTGGCTTACCCTATCCAGTTATCGATAAATTTATCACTGAATGACGCGTCATTTATTGTACCTGCGTTGATGACGTTATGATTATTTCATGAACGGGGTTCGACGTCACAGACttcgtttataaataatgaagaattgttttaaaaatacaattttttacttaaatatgtaAAGGAGTTAGAAGAGATAGGTCCGTACTGCAATTACAGTTAAACtctacaataaataaagagtGCTTGGGTACGCAATGTGATTCCAACGTACCAACGAAATTTATTGCGTACAATGTGAATTCAACATTTTCAGAATctgagttttaaatatattttcttacccTAAATTTCAAATCTTCGTTATGCTCGTTTGCCCTGTCGAGCTTTTCCATCAGCATCGAACGCTGTTCGGCGGCTCGCTTTAGCTGCTCACTGTACACCTGAAATATCaccaaattataaattagacaccaaaataatttatattcactCACGTTTATCAgcttaatatgtaaaaaatacaaatacaatatataaacctATTATGCCATCTTATTACTTCGCTTAATGGGTTTATAAGCGTTGAAAGTGCCAGGATAGTACATACGATAGCGAGCATACCTACTATCAACTTTGACATACAAGTTCAAGTTGACATACTTAAGAAAATTGTCCAAAACGACATCCGTTTCACAGAATTGAAAACAGACATTGGTAACTAAAGACAAGAAGAAGAAGTAAAAGACTTTTAGAACTGGAAGTaagtaatgaataattttgtatcGTCAGAAATAAAAGGAACGCCCAACGCTCAGTAGTCTCAGAAGTAGATATCGCGAATAGTGTTACTATAAGACCGTTCCAAAGACAAGAGAATTTATGACACTAGGCAGTCATTAAAGGTGAATTCAAGCACGTTGTGTACATCGTGCTAATGGTGATGCTTGAATAAGTCCCACCGCGGTCCATTAATTCCACTGTTCCGAATAATTTTGCCGAAAGCAGATTACGTCATTGCCACCTCGTTAGCAAAACGGACCAGGGCTGGCTCCTTGCAAGGTGTCAAATGTCACACTTTATTCAAGTCTTACGTCTGAGTGTTAACAATGTTATAGtgaataaataagataggAGTTTATTTTTCGGAGTTTATCTAGAGAATTTGGTCATAGACAACAGCCAAAATAGATTACGAGTCTTTCtagttttatgtttatgtattttgacTGTGTGAATTACTCggataataataacatttcaatgacagttttattaagattaggaacgaatataaaaatgataaattcgAGACACAGAAAGTTAACTATCGTATTTGATAAGCTTAAGTgagcaataaatataaaaaatatcaaaataaagatTTGTGTTAAATGCATAACAGCCCTATCACCCGCACGTACTGTTACCTCACTAGAAATGCAATTAGGAGCGGTCGTTGACAATTGTTACACCTTTTTTTACATTGCGTAAATTTCTATGGGAATTATAGAAACAAAtgaattatatgaaattttcgTGTCAAAAGCGAAAGTTTCTATTGCAACTTGTAATTCATATTAGAAAACGCAGTGCAAACACTGATCATATACAAAATGACTATATGAAATTTCGACATGTCATCATGAGTCTTTGCAATTGCGTCTATTACGTTGACTTGGTCATTGATAATAATGTACTCTAGTTACATAACGTCAATTAAAATTCACTCTCTATTACTCTCGTAACAATTTAACCATACCAACAAAAAAACTCATCTCTCACCTGATTCTGTACGATGGAGTATAGTAGTTGTCTTCTCAGTTCGACAGGATTACTCTCTTGGAGAATCGCCGTGAACTTCTTTTTATCCGTGATAGAGACTCTAGGAGGTCTATGTGGAGTCTCTAACGTGGTGTCGAGTCTTCCTAACGGTGTGGTGAGTACTGGAGGAGGAGTGGTCGCCGCTAATGCTTCGAGCTGAGCGGCGCGAGCTAACAGTGCATCTCTTTCACTCCTCAGTCTCACAACATCTGCATCCGCACAACCATGTGACAAGTGGCGGGCAAACGACTCTTCCGCCGTATCCGACTGCCTCTCATCGAGTTCCCCTCTAAGTAATTCCGCCTCATCTCGCAGCCGGGATCCCTTGCGTTGGATGACGTCAAGCAGCGCCCATAATTCGTCTTCGACGGGGCGAGAACGCGATgcggatggcgctgaagctgAAGAATGGGCGTCTTTGCTACAAGAGGTCTCGGTGCTGAAGCCGGAGTCCTGCACGGACGGTTGGGGTTTGGCGCGGGTTGAGTCACTGCTGCCAGCCGCAAGTTTGCGTCGTACGCGCACGCCAGGTTCCCAATCTCGCCGGGTGCCACTGGCCGGCGTAGAAGGCGCCATTTTCGAGCGTAAGTTGGGAAACGTCTCGATGACGAGGTCGCGGAATTCAAGAAGAGCGCCGACCTCATTCTGGAGTTCCtgaaaattttaagttaaacttttaaattatgttacaaaatcaaattatatatatatatatataatactagctgcccccgcgaacttcgtttctccttaatgtggttttagtttaataccgtgacacgaaagaataatttcactgtattatcgaataatttgataatttgaatttgatttacactccggtctaagtaacacgtggttggctatgctaacaccaaaaattaaaaagtagaaataatttaatttcacggtatttcgtttactacaaaataaatttaatttaaactttagcctcgataacacgtggtaatcatgatattgaattgtagcttatttgacacgtttgtcggtttaccatagcagttccatctattgattacttgctcaatccagtcgaaaagtatcgacatctgttagaatcttttggagttaacagataattttgactgtcaattaattatagacaaataatttgcaaaaaataaaattgcgtctataattaaagatctaagctatcctatctcttacgttggaccagactgctcacagtatgccaatttaatttaaaatcggttaagtagtttaggagtccatcgcggacaaacatcgtgacaggagatttatatatattaagatgttGCTTTTCTGTGCATAGATAGATTGTTTGCGTCCAAGCATACGTAAAACAATTgctataaaatatgtactacCTGTACAGACGCGACACTGAATACAATGCTGTTTATGTCAAGATTAGATTGCAACATCTGATAACATTATAGTCACAGTAAAACGCGTTCTTTTATGCATTTAGCTACGTCTATAGATTTGTCTTATACCAATGTGCTTAATATCGGGGTGTCATACAGTTGGACACTACCAACTCGTATATACtttaacaatacaaatagATTGTAACCatctcattaattttaaactacttTAAAGTAAGtataagtctgggcctcattcTGGACTGctgtatctatttcgtgatcatttgtattCTAGTTAGCAAGTAGCCTACTGTGCcacacacgctgtcgactttttgggtcgaaGGTATgccgatgttttccttcaccgtagcGAGTAGAAAGTCAATTTGGGAACAGCTGGGAATAggacctacgacctcagggatgagtgcCGTTTTTTCTACTGCTTATAGCGTTATTCATATGAAGTGTAATATGGACCGACCTGAAGTGCGACGAGGGATTTAACTTGCTCCGAGATGAGGTAGTGGAATGGTCCAGGCGGCGAGCGCAACTGCATGCACTCCATGCCCGAGCCGCCAGACCCGCCGCTTGCGCTGTCCGCACCGCCCGTctgaaatacaatatataaaaattaattacagagAATAAACATTCATCCTAACCAGGTCATTATAGCCTACTCGTACTTCAAACCCCTCATTAGGTGATACGCTTAGGgggttaatttaaaaagggGATTTTGATATACGGAAGtcatacttagcgctaagtttactctgaatcttacccttaGTTTCTACCTGTAAGTAAGATCACCCTAAACTAATACTAGGAGGTGAATTATGTCCTAGTTACTGGAACTTAGAATTTGATGAAATAAGAATAAAGAATATACAAGAAAACCGTGGATGGTCAAGTAGAATTGGGTAGGCCTTTTCGTACGTATCTGGAACAAATGGTCGACCTGACTAGAGAAGGAACCAGTTAATAGTACCCATAACAGACGAGCATGCATGATGCATGTCATGGATGAAGTGAGACAAGTGTCAGGACTGTAGCAAGTGGAGACACGTGGTCTCTGCCTAAtccttagaaaaaaataataaaacggcGTCATTCGCCTCACTATAATGATCCATTATTTTCCATAAAAACTTGGGTCATTTGTTTCagagtataaaaaataccagTATAAGAGGATTTACTTGGGAAAACCAAACACCGGCTCAAGCTATCAAATTTACTTATGCGTCATTTTGTGATCAATAAGTTTCAATAATCCAGAAACGACGTTgtcaaaatattcaaattcttTAAAGTAAAAGGTGACACAGTATGTTTGATCGGTCAGTATCATTTATCAgcgattataaaataactttaaatttactataggATACTctaggtatataaaataatgttcaaaATGGAGTTAAGATTAACCAAAAGCGCGAAgataatataagatttttcatatacatatatgaataaatgacatATATTTCTCAATATCCTCCACTCTTGTGCTGGACgttattttatacacatattttgtgtaaagataaatat contains:
- the LOC123717146 gene encoding uncharacterized protein LOC123717146 isoform X1, giving the protein MSDKINREYFPPGAPAFNYNATGGADSASGGSGGSGMECMQLRSPPGPFHYLISEQVKSLVALQELQNEVGALLEFRDLVIETFPNLRSKMAPSTPASGTRRDWEPGVRVRRKLAAGSSDSTRAKPQPSVQDSGFSTETSCSKDAHSSASAPSASRSRPVEDELWALLDVIQRKGSRLRDEAELLRGELDERQSDTAEESFARHLSHGCADADVVRLRSERDALLARAAQLEALAATTPPPVLTTPLGRLDTTLETPHRPPRVSITDKKKFTAILQESNPVELRRQLLYSIVQNQVYSEQLKRAAEQRSMLMEKLDRANEHNEDLKFRLEEKSVELDSMKSKLQKNGSESLERRDHNSMRDMEPLNMPDEAKISETPRRKPSKIPLHTAHKGAAPRPPLPSAPPRPSSAHSSRSARSTTSARSRTSRDTSTVSRKEHKSAVPVRRTPDNKKQDVHVEVSSEADRYRDSLDAKRIEAGTQLVAEYLARTDRLAPLFPKLHTVRTRPLPENLLQDCRIAYETPQNLALELSKSILYDNSDSIDLKTLNINSDATLWDGKPQQYFESMNENLREFDDDSLAS
- the LOC123717146 gene encoding uncharacterized protein LOC123717146 isoform X2, which produces MECMQLRSPPGPFHYLISEQVKSLVALQELQNEVGALLEFRDLVIETFPNLRSKMAPSTPASGTRRDWEPGVRVRRKLAAGSSDSTRAKPQPSVQDSGFSTETSCSKDAHSSASAPSASRSRPVEDELWALLDVIQRKGSRLRDEAELLRGELDERQSDTAEESFARHLSHGCADADVVRLRSERDALLARAAQLEALAATTPPPVLTTPLGRLDTTLETPHRPPRVSITDKKKFTAILQESNPVELRRQLLYSIVQNQVYSEQLKRAAEQRSMLMEKLDRANEHNEDLKFRLEEKSVELDSMKSKLQKNGSESLERRDHNSMRDMEPLNMPDEAKISETPRRKPSKIPLHTAHKGAAPRPPLPSAPPRPSSAHSSRSARSTTSARSRTSRDTSTVSRKEHKSAVPVRRTPDNKKQDVHVEVSSEADRYRDSLDAKRIEAGTQLVAEYLARTDRLAPLFPKLHTVRTRPLPENLLQDCRIAYETPQNLALELSKSILYDNSDSIDLKTLNINSDATLWDGKPQQYFESMNENLREFDDDSLAS